GCAAAAACATATGCATATAACGTTGGTCATAATCCACATCAAATCGAACATACACAGACTCTGAAATCGGCTTTGTTACCTTTGTGTCCTCAAAAAACCTCCAACCTGGAGATTGCACTACATCTCCTATGTCATTTTGATAGCGATCTGTCGCTGAAAGCTCCAGACTTTCTCCTGATGAGTTTTGGAGGTGAGATCGATCACCTATGTTGTGATAGATATAGTCGTGAAATTTGTTTTCACCATTTGATTTTGAACGAAACAAATCGAAGTAGTAGGCTGTGGTAGGGCTGGTACGAATGGTCGCCAGCGTTCTTTCCTGCACACAATCATTGACCTCATCATCCAGATGTTGGGTTGCAAAGCTGAAGGATTCACTCAATGGATCTTCTAGGTGCGCTGGTTCGGCGGCTATGTTGATAGTGGTATTTTGCCAAACATTGGCTTTTCCTTTCCACGAGCCCTGATCTCTACCATGCGATGTGCCATTGACTATGACCGTATTATTTCCGGCATAAAGTCTAAAATATTTTTCGTGCAGTGGTATTCTGCGCTCCTGTACTGTAGGGGGCAACCCGGCATTGGGCGCCATCGCATAGCCTGCTCCATACAGCTCCATCGATATCCCTGTGACGTGCGAATGCACATAATGAGCTCCGCCAATGATACCACAGAGTCCAAATAGTTCATTGTCAATGTCAGTTTCATTACGCTTCAAAACCACACCTGCATGTTCAATCACTACAGTAGGTTTTCTGAAATCAATACTTCCTTCTACTACCTCTGGTAGAGGCACTGCCCAAAACAATTTGAGCATATCATAATTACCAAAAGTGCCTTGACTAAGTGATGTTTGCTTTTTTTCATCTTGCTGATAAGATTGCTTCAACGCAACAATTGCTTGGGCTTTCAGACTGTCATACCCTCTGCGGTTTGCTAGATTCAAGGTATATCGGTACAGGGCTGTGGTTCCATCATGAAATCTCTTAGAGTCTCCATATCTTACAAAGATGCCATTAGGCATTTTTAGATTGTCAAACAAGAAATTGCCCTTTAGGATTTGCTCATGGTCGGCTGTGACGTCCATATCAGGATATACCCTATCCACAATATTCAAGACGAGAGTAATCGCCGACATAAAACTGTAGCTGGTAGATTCTGGCCAAATACCTTGATTCCCGAACATCGGAAGTATTGTGTTTTTGAATGAATTCTGATGATTGGTGCCTTTGTTCCAAAACACATCGAAAAGTCTTTCCCGCTCTGTATCATCTTCTACACAAAGTATCCCAAATAAAGCGCCAGGTGCAGTGAGTATAGGATGATTGGAGATAAACTGTCCATGTACATCTGGCTTGCCATATTCTTGCAAAGTATTACCCACCATGTTTTTAATCGCCTTTTGTACGATGGCATCATCATAACGTACGTTTTTTCTGCTATCCAGCTGGTAGACCTTTCTCTTCGGTTTTTTCAGATATGGATGCGCAAAATCATAGGCCAGTGCAAATTGAGCATAAGATGTTCTGGGATCATAAAATGCATTGCCACAAATGGAAGTCGTTTCTGGTGTTCTGGGGGCAAGTTCAAGAGCATAATGGTATAGTATATCTGCCGCAAATTGAGCATACTCTTCGGACTGCGTCAAGTAGTACAGCATACTAGAATTAGCCGCGAGACGTAGTACGTCTGCATGCTGATCCACGGTCACAGCATCAAACTCGGATTGGTTATCGTCAGGAGCTAACTTAGGGATATCCTCTAGAATGGCAGAAGGATTGGACTGGTGTAGTTTGACCTTTTCATCTATTTGAAGATGTACTTTGTTTACAATTTCCTGTACCCAGGTGTTTTCTTCAATCAATTGGAGTATATGCACTCTCTCCTCCTGTGTCACCCAGATTACCGGATGCTTCATAGACTGCCCCACCACGACGGTTGAATAGCACAATAAAAAAATAAAAAATAGCTTTCTAGTCATATTATCCTTCAATTTTCACAGCTGATATTAGTATGAGGGCGCTAACATTTTTCTAAAGCAATAAGATCAATTGCTAGCCGAGAAAATTATCATTAATTCAGCTTAGTCTTTACCCATCTCAAAAGTGAAAATTACCGATCTAATATAAATCTAAATTCGGGGTAAAATAGTCTATGAAGGAGCTCTACAAATTGATCAATCTGGCTCCTAGCCCAATCAAACTGCTCTATTTTGTCCAAAATGATCTGCCTGTCAGATTCGCATACCCAAATATTAGGGTGATTGATTGTCCATGGATCATCAATACCGATATAAAAACAAAAGCTATGGACAAGCATGCTTTCGTAGGCTTCTCTTATTTTTCTATTCTATTAGCGAGATTAGCTAATGGCCACCTATACAGATGTAGTTGATCTTCCTTCGTCACTGCTACACCCATCAGATGGTCCTTGGATGGACTGACTATGCTATTGGTAGAGGTGGTGAAATCTCCGTCCAAGGTGTATATCTCATTCCATTGATCCCAATCGCCTCCATGAGCAGAAGAGCCGTAAATCTTGAGCCTGCTACCCTGCCTGACCATCAGGTACAAGTCGTTACTAATCGGGTCACAGTACACTTTTGGACGATCGCCTGAAATAGAAATAACTTTAGACTCCCACTGAAATGAATCTTCATGGCTAAAACCAATGTAGTGCTGATAAGTGTTTCCCCGTTTCAATACGATATGAAAATTACCATTTCCATCTAAAGTGGCTCCATTGTGATTGGACAACCCACTCGACATGGGGATATCTGCTATTTTGACCCCTGAGCTGTTTAGATGTAGAGGGCCATTCAATTGGCGTCCTTCGCTGTTGATCCAGGTTTTGCCTTGATCTTCAGAGTATGCAAACATTAAATCATGGTTTGTAGCAGCATTAGGCGATTCTCTCCATACCCAGCTGAGGTACATTCTACCATCAGCAAAGAAGATGTCGTTGTAATATGCACATCTGTTTTCATCTCCTTCATAGACACCTTTTTTTCCATCCACTATTTTGAGAGGAGTGTCCCATAATCCATCTTGATTATAGCGACTTAGAAACGTATCTCCGTTCCCGCTTCCTCCTACACGATACATAAAAAACAGTTGTCCCTCCTGATCATTGAAAAACCTTGGATATGTGACTCGCTCTATCGGCACCTTTGTGTTTTCGAGATAGTTGCGAGTGGGAGAAAACAATCTTGCATCAAAGTCAGCATCATCTGCGATAGCTGCCAATGGCTCTGAGACGATATAACGGAATGTCCTGGCATGCATATCAAACGACAGATGAATCCTTTGATCTACAGGTGATATTGCGATATTGGGGGTATTGTGATTGTCGTATTTACCCTTTCTCTTTTCATATATATGGGGCAATTCTATTATTTTCCAGTTACCCTCTTTTCCAAAGTTGCTGTTGCGTGCTACGCATAGCTTGCGGGAAGTATTATAATAGATAATGAAAACAAAGTTCTCATAAACAGCAATAGCATTTTGTTGAGTAGCGGTGGCTATTACAGGGTTTTCTGACCAACAATCTTTCGAAACAAGAGTTTTGTCAAAGTCGGTAATCTGAGCGAAAACCGACCGTGACAAAACAAACAACACTAAAATCAACCAAATTCTCAGTACTATCATCTCCAATTTTTATTGGCAATGACCAATAGGTTCAAGCATCATCTAGAACTTCCAATCTGGATTAGCCACCATGATCACTCCCACTACTTATTTTACTTCCATTTTGGATCGGATGTCTTTATAAGTCCTCTAAAAAGAACCAAATTTCAAAATCCTATCCTCTTGTATAACATACATTCTTATGCTCATTCCAGGTTTGAACTTAAGGAGATCAAACACTCACTTATACTCCGGCTTTATCATATCGGAATCATCTGTATTACACCCGTTAGACTCTAATATGAATCCAATTCTAAGCATAACGTTGCATTCTGTCTTGTTTTGCTTAG
This is a stretch of genomic DNA from Reichenbachiella ulvae. It encodes these proteins:
- a CDS encoding BNR repeat-containing protein produces the protein MIVLRIWLILVLFVLSRSVFAQITDFDKTLVSKDCWSENPVIATATQQNAIAVYENFVFIIYYNTSRKLCVARNSNFGKEGNWKIIELPHIYEKRKGKYDNHNTPNIAISPVDQRIHLSFDMHARTFRYIVSEPLAAIADDADFDARLFSPTRNYLENTKVPIERVTYPRFFNDQEGQLFFMYRVGGSGNGDTFLSRYNQDGLWDTPLKIVDGKKGVYEGDENRCAYYNDIFFADGRMYLSWVWRESPNAATNHDLMFAYSEDQGKTWINSEGRQLNGPLHLNSSGVKIADIPMSSGLSNHNGATLDGNGNFHIVLKRGNTYQHYIGFSHEDSFQWESKVISISGDRPKVYCDPISNDLYLMVRQGSRLKIYGSSAHGGDWDQWNEIYTLDGDFTTSTNSIVSPSKDHLMGVAVTKEDQLHLYRWPLANLANRIEK